From one Fulvitalea axinellae genomic stretch:
- a CDS encoding DNA-binding domain-containing protein codes for MSLKYYLRENKLTAENPNDQIAQVDIAKSHDLDSVVSEMVKRGSTTTRTDILAVLNEYHEVVKDLISQGEGVRLPLVNVSYSISGVFEGEDDTFDPERHTLKLRMQPPNEVKEVLQKISMIKTESQSTDARIKTVENGNTGVSDDTINSSGIITVKGNRLKVDAENPECGLYLLSEDGHEFTVLRYLENRPQRLMALLPELPAGKYALEVRTLPASNKNIRKARYEHDLTVS; via the coding sequence ATGAGCTTAAAATATTATCTAAGGGAAAACAAACTTACAGCCGAAAACCCCAACGACCAGATCGCTCAAGTAGACATAGCCAAGTCACATGATCTGGATTCTGTAGTGTCCGAGATGGTAAAACGTGGTTCCACTACCACCCGTACTGATATTCTGGCCGTACTTAACGAGTACCATGAAGTAGTCAAAGACCTCATCAGCCAAGGCGAAGGAGTACGCTTGCCTTTGGTTAATGTATCTTATTCCATCTCAGGGGTATTTGAGGGCGAAGATGACACCTTCGATCCAGAGCGCCACACACTTAAACTTCGTATGCAACCTCCGAACGAAGTCAAAGAAGTTCTACAGAAAATCTCGATGATCAAGACAGAAAGCCAAAGTACCGACGCACGTATCAAAACTGTGGAAAACGGCAATACCGGTGTGTCTGATGATACGATCAATTCATCAGGAATAATAACCGTAAAAGGCAACCGCCTGAAGGTGGATGCGGAAAATCCCGAATGCGGGCTGTACCTTTTGTCTGAAGACGGCCACGAATTCACGGTCTTACGCTACCTCGAAAACAGGCCTCAACGTTTGATGGCGTTACTGCCTGAATTGCCAGCGGGTAAGTATGCGTTGGAAGTCCGGACATTACCTGCCAGTAACAAGAATATCCGCAAAGCACGCTATGAGCATGACCTGACGGTTTCTTGA
- the nrfH gene encoding cytochrome c nitrite reductase small subunit has protein sequence MRKIIRKILPPKRWQLPVLVLLGIFAGLGGYVLYISNAVAYLSDDPKACVNCHIMTPQYSTWKHSSHRENATCNDCHVPHDNVANKYYFKAKDGLRHATMFTLRMEPQVIRIHEAGQEVVQNNCKRCHERLNEPVGTLKINVPEKKHGEGKLCWDCHREVPHGRVNSQSSTPFARAPLPESPVPEWLKDAMDDEGK, from the coding sequence ATGAGGAAGATTATTAGGAAAATCCTACCGCCCAAACGCTGGCAATTACCTGTGCTTGTTCTGCTCGGGATATTCGCTGGGTTGGGTGGCTACGTCCTGTACATTTCCAATGCGGTGGCTTACCTATCGGACGATCCGAAGGCCTGCGTCAACTGTCATATCATGACGCCGCAGTACTCCACTTGGAAACACAGTTCGCACAGGGAAAACGCTACGTGTAACGATTGTCACGTACCTCACGACAACGTCGCCAACAAGTATTACTTCAAGGCCAAAGACGGCCTGAGGCATGCGACGATGTTCACCTTGAGGATGGAGCCGCAAGTGATCCGCATCCACGAGGCTGGTCAGGAAGTGGTACAGAACAACTGCAAGCGTTGCCACGAAAGGCTGAACGAGCCAGTCGGGACTTTGAAGATCAACGTCCCTGAGAAGAAACACGGAGAAGGCAAACTCTGCTGGGATTGTCACCGCGAGGTGCCCCACGGAAGGGTGAATAGCCAATCGTCTACTCCGTTTGCCCGGGCGCCGCTACCGGAATCTCCGGTACCGGAATGGCTGAAAGACGCAATGGACGACGAAGGGAAATAA
- a CDS encoding alginate export family protein — MKKRISLLFLAFLGLGLASETKAQEIKIDAQIRPRAEFGNGVKGLQAKDVEGVFGVSQRTRLNFNFTNENLKIGISLQDVRMWGDTKTAVKGDGAKTSIAQAWAEYAFNDKFAFKIGRQALSYDDQRVLGGLDWAQQGRWHDALLFKYKAEGFQMHLGGAYNDTSDPMFNDYKDLHMAWFSKDLGDLNLTALLLNVGKKTDDPTNPANEPSTKYMQTFGLNGKYAVGDLKLAASAYLQTGEIMRGNNVHDVSANQFALRADYKVSDVFGLHGGFEHLSGMDSNKGGAESDDFKSFTPIFGTNHKFNGFMDYFYVGNHVGSVGLQDIYFGPTFKVNEKLSTKLTYHYFASSADLYNTENVKQDAGLGSEVDLTFAYTLSKDIKIVGGYSQMFASDSMEVLKGGDADETQNWAWLMININPTIFYSKK; from the coding sequence ATGAAAAAACGTATATCACTTCTCTTTTTAGCCTTCTTGGGCCTTGGACTCGCCAGTGAGACCAAAGCGCAGGAGATTAAGATTGACGCGCAAATCCGTCCGCGTGCGGAATTTGGCAACGGCGTTAAAGGACTTCAGGCGAAGGATGTGGAAGGCGTTTTCGGCGTTTCGCAACGTACTCGTCTTAACTTCAACTTCACGAACGAAAACCTCAAGATCGGTATCTCTTTGCAGGATGTCCGTATGTGGGGCGATACCAAGACGGCCGTAAAAGGCGATGGCGCTAAGACTTCGATTGCGCAGGCTTGGGCGGAATATGCGTTCAACGACAAATTTGCCTTTAAGATTGGTCGCCAAGCGCTTTCGTATGATGATCAGCGTGTACTCGGCGGGCTCGATTGGGCGCAGCAGGGCCGTTGGCACGATGCCTTGTTGTTCAAATACAAGGCTGAAGGCTTCCAGATGCACTTGGGCGGTGCCTACAACGACACTTCCGATCCAATGTTTAACGATTACAAGGATCTGCACATGGCTTGGTTCTCGAAAGACCTCGGTGACCTGAACCTGACCGCTTTGTTATTGAACGTCGGCAAAAAGACTGATGACCCTACTAATCCAGCTAACGAGCCTAGCACTAAGTACATGCAGACTTTTGGTCTGAACGGTAAGTACGCCGTAGGCGATCTTAAATTGGCGGCGTCGGCATATTTGCAGACCGGTGAGATCATGAGAGGCAATAATGTCCATGATGTAAGCGCCAACCAGTTCGCCCTTCGCGCCGACTACAAGGTGTCTGACGTATTCGGATTGCACGGTGGTTTTGAGCACCTCTCTGGAATGGACTCAAACAAAGGAGGCGCCGAGTCGGACGACTTCAAAAGCTTCACTCCGATCTTCGGTACAAACCACAAGTTCAACGGTTTTATGGACTACTTCTACGTAGGCAACCATGTTGGAAGCGTGGGTCTTCAGGACATCTACTTCGGACCAACGTTTAAAGTGAACGAGAAGCTTAGCACTAAGCTTACTTACCACTACTTCGCTTCTAGCGCTGACTTGTACAATACTGAAAACGTTAAGCAAGACGCCGGTCTCGGTTCTGAAGTGGACTTGACATTCGCTTACACGCTTTCTAAAGACATCAAAATCGTGGGTGGTTACTCGCAGATGTTCGCTTCTGACTCAATGGAAGTACTCAAAGGCGGTGACGCTGACGAGACCCAAAACTGGGCTTGGCTGATGATCAATATCAACCCGACTATCTTCTACTCTAAGAAATAA
- a CDS encoding Hsp20/alpha crystallin family protein, whose product MTLVRIANPYSDLVDRFLDNELFNWSNRNHSRANTTVPAVNVKEDSDRFLVSMAAPGLERENFNVELNNNLLTISCETSDKDEQREGETVLRSEYSYQSFSRSFTLPTSVKEDDISATYNSGVLEVVLPKREEAKPKPTRLIEIV is encoded by the coding sequence ATGACACTAGTTAGAATAGCAAACCCTTACTCGGACTTGGTGGATCGTTTCTTAGACAACGAGTTGTTTAATTGGTCGAACAGGAATCATTCCCGTGCCAATACCACTGTTCCTGCGGTAAATGTAAAAGAAGATTCCGACCGTTTTTTGGTCTCGATGGCCGCGCCTGGTTTAGAGAGAGAAAACTTCAATGTGGAGTTGAACAACAACCTTCTAACGATCTCCTGCGAAACGTCCGATAAAGATGAGCAACGCGAAGGCGAGACAGTTTTGAGGTCAGAGTACAGCTATCAATCCTTTTCCAGATCGTTCACCTTACCGACTTCGGTCAAAGAAGACGATATTAGCGCCACATACAATAGCGGAGTATTGGAAGTGGTTTTGCCGAAGCGGGAAGAAGCCAAGCCAAAGCCGACTCGCCTAATTGAAATTGTGTAG
- a CDS encoding cytochrome c biogenesis protein, giving the protein MTWETFPYFAGISSLLWLAGLGLVYASANHSKRKLAGEGFILAGIVLMTVFIAGFWINLDRPPLRTLGETRLWYAFFLPIIGWGTYRRWKYDWILAYSLGLAIMFLGINFLNPETHNKTLMPALRSPWFVPHVIVYIFAYAMLGASSIVAVRGLWKRGKSLELLPMADNLVYIGFAFLTLGLLFGALWAKEAWGHYWTWDPKETWAFLTWIAYLSYIHYRSHHPKKETAAMWTLALAFVVLLACWFGVNYMPSAQTSVHTYTQ; this is encoded by the coding sequence ATGACTTGGGAAACCTTTCCGTACTTCGCCGGCATATCATCACTCCTTTGGCTTGCCGGATTAGGACTGGTCTACGCTTCGGCGAATCATTCCAAGCGAAAACTGGCCGGTGAGGGCTTCATTTTGGCTGGAATAGTCCTGATGACTGTCTTTATCGCTGGATTCTGGATTAACCTCGACCGTCCTCCATTACGGACGCTCGGCGAAACCCGGCTTTGGTACGCGTTCTTCCTGCCCATAATCGGCTGGGGAACATACCGACGCTGGAAATATGACTGGATTCTGGCTTATAGCCTCGGACTTGCTATCATGTTCCTTGGCATTAACTTCCTGAATCCGGAGACACACAACAAAACCCTGATGCCCGCTTTGCGGAGCCCGTGGTTTGTGCCGCACGTTATCGTTTACATCTTCGCTTACGCTATGTTGGGCGCCTCTTCCATAGTGGCGGTCCGCGGTTTGTGGAAGCGTGGAAAGAGCCTCGAGTTGTTGCCTATGGCCGACAACCTCGTGTATATCGGCTTCGCCTTCTTGACTTTGGGCTTGCTTTTCGGAGCACTTTGGGCAAAAGAGGCTTGGGGCCATTACTGGACTTGGGACCCGAAAGAGACTTGGGCCTTCCTTACTTGGATCGCCTACCTTAGCTATATCCATTACCGCAGTCATCACCCGAAAAAGGAGACTGCCGCTATGTGGACATTGGCCTTGGCTTTCGTAGTACTTTTGGCTTGCTGGTTCGGGGTTAACTATATGCCTTCGGCACAAACGAGCGTGCACACTTATACGCAATAA
- a CDS encoding cytochrome c biogenesis protein ResB has protein sequence MGTATKQRRPLWSFPWAYREGFVVSFGLLVTGFMLEGISANTSTDFALRWPTNLFVGLGFTAFVALVYFRWRKNPIIKWLSGVPAAITSTALMGILVVILGILPQGVPAEEGGLVARFGLNQMTTSWPFLFAMGFFMLTLGFASLKRIYPVRKNNFGYLLNHLGLWITLLAAMLGSGDLIRLTMDLYEGKPEWRATDIEGNMYEMPLALKLEDFNIEQYRPKVAIVDNKDGKLRPSGAPHMVLIEHEGIEGKLLDNTVKVLKYLPSAKRVGDRYERVNEVGAGPAALVSITGPDGKASEAWISCGSFMMMPEAMTLSDEYSVVMTAPEPKKFSSELKIMTPDGKETEATVEVNSPYAIDGWKLYQLSYNSQMGKWSNLSVVELVRDPWLPVVYFGVFMMIFGSLYILWVGKGIGEKVGNAVKKAVDKPLEKEAA, from the coding sequence ATGGGTACCGCAACTAAGCAACGTCGCCCGTTATGGTCCTTCCCATGGGCCTACCGTGAAGGCTTTGTAGTGTCCTTTGGCCTCTTGGTCACCGGCTTTATGCTGGAGGGGATTTCCGCGAATACTTCGACTGATTTCGCTTTGCGCTGGCCAACCAACCTCTTTGTAGGACTTGGATTTACGGCATTCGTGGCGCTGGTATATTTCAGGTGGCGCAAAAACCCGATTATCAAATGGCTTTCAGGCGTTCCCGCCGCCATCACGTCCACGGCTCTTATGGGCATATTGGTAGTGATTTTGGGCATTTTGCCCCAAGGCGTTCCCGCCGAAGAAGGAGGACTGGTAGCCCGTTTCGGACTAAACCAGATGACGACTTCCTGGCCGTTTCTCTTCGCCATGGGCTTTTTTATGCTGACCCTTGGCTTTGCCTCTCTCAAAAGAATTTACCCCGTTCGCAAGAACAACTTCGGATACCTTCTTAACCACCTCGGTTTGTGGATCACATTGCTGGCGGCCATGCTCGGCAGTGGCGATCTGATCAGGCTTACCATGGACCTTTATGAGGGGAAACCCGAATGGAGAGCCACGGACATTGAGGGGAATATGTACGAAATGCCGTTGGCCCTCAAGCTTGAGGATTTCAACATCGAGCAGTACCGCCCCAAAGTGGCCATTGTGGACAACAAGGACGGAAAACTTCGTCCAAGTGGGGCTCCGCATATGGTGTTGATCGAACACGAGGGAATCGAAGGAAAATTGCTGGACAACACCGTGAAGGTGCTCAAGTATCTGCCTTCGGCCAAACGTGTAGGCGACCGTTACGAAAGGGTAAATGAAGTGGGAGCCGGACCGGCAGCTCTAGTGAGCATTACCGGACCAGACGGCAAGGCAAGTGAGGCTTGGATCTCCTGCGGGAGTTTCATGATGATGCCCGAGGCCATGACACTCAGTGATGAATACTCGGTGGTAATGACCGCTCCGGAGCCGAAGAAATTCAGTTCCGAGCTCAAGATAATGACCCCCGACGGAAAAGAGACCGAAGCTACCGTAGAGGTGAACAGCCCTTACGCTATAGACGGATGGAAACTCTACCAGCTTAGCTACAATTCTCAGATGGGCAAATGGTCCAATCTCAGTGTAGTCGAACTGGTGCGCGACCCTTGGTTGCCCGTTGTGTATTTCGGAGTGTTTATGATGATCTTCGGATCCTTGTATATCCTTTGGGTAGGAAAAGGAATCGGGGAGAAAGTAGGAAACGCTGTCAAGAAAGCCGTAGATAAGCCTTTGGAAAAAGAGGCCGCTTAG
- the nrfA gene encoding ammonia-forming cytochrome c nitrite reductase, whose protein sequence is MSSISDKIKEKPWLGWVLFLGTMGIVFVLGLFASEVTERRAEATVAYAPNREIDQFDPRNSVWGKAYPREYESWKATEDTTFKSKHMSSAREDMLEKNPNLVILWAGYGFSKEYNTPRGHYYAITDLQEIQRTGAPTGPNDGPMPSTCWTCKSPDVPRLMNEKGVAEFYKGKWASKGSEVVNPIGCGDCHDSKTMDLRISRPALIEGMKAMGKDINKATNQEMRSLVCAQCHVEYYFDGSDKSKGKYLTFPWKEGQTVEDMERYYDNLEFKDWTHKISRAPMLKAQHPGYEIYKMGIHGQRGVSCADCHMPYTSEGGVKFTDHQINSPLAKIDKSCQVCHREDAEELKSNVYANQDRVDDLKMRVEPLIVKAHYEAGKAWELGATEAEMKPILKLIRHAQWRWDYAVASHGASAHAPVEMTRVLGSSLDKAQEARMLLARLLATKGFIGEVEIPDISTKEKAQRAIGLDPDKMRETKDRFLKTLVPEWIKKAEERHSKLQPRVEGGDQIPHFEHDTEKI, encoded by the coding sequence ATGAGCAGTATTAGCGACAAAATAAAAGAGAAACCTTGGCTTGGCTGGGTACTTTTTCTGGGGACGATGGGAATCGTTTTCGTTCTCGGTCTTTTCGCGTCGGAAGTAACCGAACGCCGTGCTGAGGCCACTGTGGCTTATGCGCCAAACCGTGAAATCGATCAGTTTGACCCGCGTAACAGCGTTTGGGGAAAGGCTTACCCTCGTGAATACGAGTCTTGGAAAGCCACTGAAGACACAACCTTTAAGAGTAAGCACATGAGCAGCGCCCGTGAGGACATGCTCGAAAAGAACCCTAACCTTGTGATTCTGTGGGCGGGTTATGGCTTCTCTAAGGAATATAACACACCACGTGGTCACTACTACGCAATCACCGACCTTCAGGAAATTCAGCGTACGGGTGCCCCTACGGGACCTAATGACGGACCGATGCCTAGCACTTGCTGGACTTGTAAGTCTCCGGACGTTCCTCGTTTGATGAACGAGAAGGGCGTAGCCGAATTCTACAAAGGAAAGTGGGCCAGCAAAGGTTCTGAAGTAGTTAACCCTATCGGTTGCGGTGACTGCCACGACTCTAAGACTATGGACCTCCGCATCAGCCGTCCTGCTTTGATCGAAGGTATGAAGGCAATGGGTAAAGACATCAACAAAGCGACGAATCAGGAGATGCGTTCTTTGGTTTGCGCCCAGTGTCACGTAGAGTACTACTTCGACGGTAGCGACAAGAGCAAAGGAAAGTACTTGACTTTCCCATGGAAAGAAGGCCAGACCGTTGAGGACATGGAGCGTTACTACGACAACCTCGAATTCAAAGACTGGACTCACAAAATCAGCCGTGCTCCGATGTTGAAAGCGCAACACCCAGGTTACGAAATCTACAAGATGGGTATCCACGGACAGCGCGGTGTTTCTTGCGCCGACTGCCACATGCCTTACACTTCTGAAGGCGGAGTTAAATTCACTGACCACCAGATCAACAGCCCATTGGCTAAGATCGACAAGTCTTGCCAGGTTTGTCACCGTGAAGATGCTGAGGAACTCAAGTCTAATGTTTACGCTAACCAAGACCGTGTAGACGATCTTAAGATGCGCGTAGAGCCGTTGATCGTTAAAGCTCACTACGAAGCTGGTAAAGCTTGGGAACTCGGAGCTACTGAAGCGGAAATGAAGCCGATTCTGAAGTTGATCCGTCACGCTCAGTGGAGATGGGATTACGCTGTAGCTTCGCACGGTGCGTCTGCTCACGCTCCTGTTGAGATGACTCGCGTATTGGGATCCTCACTTGACAAGGCTCAGGAAGCCCGTATGTTGCTGGCTCGCCTCTTGGCTACCAAAGGTTTCATCGGCGAGGTTGAGATTCCGGACATCTCTACTAAAGAGAAAGCGCAGCGCGCTATCGGACTTGATCCTGACAAAATGAGAGAGACAAAAGACCGTTTCCTCAAGACTTTGGTACCTGAATGGATCAAGAAAGCCGAAGAGCGTCACAGCAAGCTCCAGCCACGTGTAGAAGGTGGTGACCAGATTCCTCACTTCGAGCACGATACTGAGAAAATCTAA